In the genome of Croceimicrobium hydrocarbonivorans, one region contains:
- a CDS encoding OmpA family protein — MKKLVALLLVTASSFSAQAQSGGTDLNANLKPWTFGLRGMHVYDLPSYRFDGPLAQDMYGLNGPKTNFDMGFELYLEYMFNPLIGVQLSHRRASISGASDVEYYSGKFNLTGLDGIFIWNNLNPGMVNRRWNVYTKIGLGYGSYDSEQFLLADDAPDQANNDNFWGGRVGMGLQYEINNAWRVDLEVLYNVAYDDGFDGFNEAAGSDTYLTTALGVAYTFGSKEKKPTYTVDYFGIDYLNVKGQSQDSTPMVNQSKIEDLSNSLNEQEDELEAKESKISSLKDELDALKEEAAKSKSTLANVEEVYFAFDSDRLSAEAKKSLARIAQRKPAKVVLTAYADKVGSDDYNNNLKQRRATAVKDFLMQFGMTDAQISIQMGETMPFDENDQFLNRKVSLQF; from the coding sequence ATGAAAAAGTTAGTTGCCCTACTTTTAGTTACTGCCTCCTCGTTTAGCGCTCAAGCTCAAAGCGGTGGTACTGATTTAAATGCCAATCTAAAGCCTTGGACTTTCGGATTACGCGGAATGCATGTTTACGATTTGCCTTCCTATCGTTTTGATGGTCCTTTAGCTCAGGATATGTATGGCTTAAATGGTCCGAAAACCAATTTCGATATGGGTTTTGAGCTGTATTTGGAGTATATGTTCAATCCTCTGATTGGCGTTCAATTAAGTCACCGTCGTGCCAGTATTTCCGGCGCCAGCGATGTGGAGTACTATTCGGGCAAGTTTAACCTTACCGGTTTGGATGGAATTTTCATTTGGAATAACCTCAATCCAGGAATGGTAAACCGTCGATGGAATGTGTATACCAAAATCGGATTGGGCTATGGCTCTTACGATTCTGAGCAATTCCTTTTGGCGGATGATGCGCCTGATCAAGCGAATAATGATAATTTCTGGGGAGGCCGCGTAGGCATGGGCTTGCAGTATGAGATCAATAATGCCTGGCGCGTAGATTTGGAGGTACTGTACAATGTGGCTTATGATGATGGATTTGATGGCTTTAATGAAGCAGCAGGTAGCGATACCTATTTAACTACTGCTTTGGGCGTAGCTTATACTTTTGGATCGAAGGAAAAGAAACCTACTTATACCGTAGATTATTTCGGGATCGACTATCTGAATGTGAAAGGACAAAGTCAGGATAGCACCCCGATGGTGAACCAAAGTAAGATTGAAGATCTCAGCAATAGCCTTAATGAGCAGGAAGATGAGCTGGAAGCTAAGGAAAGTAAAATCAGCAGCTTAAAAGATGAGTTGGATGCCTTAAAAGAAGAGGCGGCTAAATCCAAATCTACCCTAGCCAATGTAGAGGAGGTTTATTTCGCTTTTGATAGCGATCGCCTCAGCGCTGAAGCTAAAAAGAGCTTAGCCCGAATTGCGCAACGCAAACCCGCCAAGGTGGTCTTAACTGCTTACGCGGATAAGGTGGGCTCGGATGACTACAACAATAACCTCAAGCAACGTCGTGCAACCGCTGTAAAAGACTTTTTAATGCAGTTTGGTATGACGGATGCTCAGATTAGCATTCAGATGGGAGAAACCATGCCATTTGATGAGAATGATCAGTTCTTAAACCGTAAGGTGAGCTTACAATTTTAA